The genomic window CGGCGATGCTGGAGGAGGCCGGTCGGCCCGTACTCGGATCGCTCGACGACCCCGGACGAATCGCTCGACTCGACCGTCGCGCCGCGATCCTCGTGCCGGATCCGGATGGCCCTCCCCGCGGCGTCGGTGAGCTCCGCGAGCCGGCCCCTCGGGTCGTAGTAGTAAGCGGCGATGCGGGCCTCGTCGAAGTGAAGCTCGCGGCGACGGCCCTCCCCATCGAAGCCGTGAGAGAGCGTGCCGGCTGCCTGGGCCTCCTTCACCGCCCGCCCGTCGGCGTCATACTCGATCTCCACGACGCTCCACGGGCTGGCCGCGGCGATCAGCCGGCCCGCCGCGTCGTAGGTGTAGGTCGTCTCCCGGCCGTCGGGATACCGCCTCGCCGTGAGCCTCCGCATGGCGTCGTACTCGAGCGTGAAGCGGACGCCGCTGGGATCGCGGGCGGCCACGACGTAGCCCTGGGCGTCGAACTCGAAGGCCTCGACGCGCCCGTCGGGATAGGTCATCCGATGCGGCCGGCCGAGGCGATCGTGGTCGATCGTCGCGCGTTCCCCCCGCGGCCCCGTCGCGGCGATCAGTCGCTGCTCGGAGTCGTACTCGAAGCGGGAGACCCGGCCGGCGGAGTCCGTCACGGAGAGCAGCAGGCCGAACCGATCGTAGGTCCGCTGCTCGCGGTAGCCCATCGGGCCGAGCGCCTCGATCGGCCGGCCGGCCTCGTCCCGGCGGATCCGGACGACGCCGCCGCCCGGCAGCCGGATCGCGACCAGACGCCCGAGCGCGTCGTGGGACCACGTCGTGGTCCGCCCGGCCTCGTCCGCGTACCTCACGAGCCTCCCGAAATCGTCCACCTCGCACGCGGCGAACGTGCCGAGCTGGTCCGAGTAAGTGATCGCCCGCCCGTCCCGCTCCCGCCGGATTGCGATCACCCGGCCAGCCGGCTCGATCACCCGCTCCAGCCGACCCCGGGCATCATACGAATGGGACCATCGGCGACCCATCGGCGACCCGAGTGCGACCTGATTGCCCCGCTCGTCATACTCGGCGACCCACGCGTTGCCCTCCGGGTCCTCGGAGCGGACCGGCAGGTTGAGCTCGTTGAACTGAGTGACCGTCGCGGCCCCCGCGGCGTCGAGCGTGGTGAGCGACCGGGTCGCCGGGTCGTAGCTTTGCAGGGAGACCGGGCCGAGCTCCTCGTCCTCCGAGAACAGGAGGCTGTTGTCCGGGGCGAAGAAGGTCCGCTTGACCTGCCCGAGTGCGTCCACCTTCTCGCGACAGAGGTCCGCCTCGTTGAAACGGTGCAGCGTCCCCCATCCCCGCGAGTCCACCAGCAGGGTCGTCCTCCGCGCCGGGTCGTGGACGAGGCCCCGGTAGCGTACGTCGCCGTCGAGCCACGTCGCGACGGCCCGGCGGTCGCGATCGTACGCGTAGTAGCGGCTGCCGCCGGATGGATTGGTCTCGCGGACGACGAGGTGATCGGCGTACTCGTACTCGTACCGGGCCCCCGACGCGTCCCACGCCGAGACGAGGTCCTGCCTGGCGTCGTATTCGTACCGGGCCAGGATCATCGGGTCGCGATCCGCGGTGCGGAGCTCGACCCGGGTCAGGAGGCCGCGTTCGTAACTCAGGGCGAACCGGCGGCCTCGGCCGTCTGTCGCGCGGACCAGGTGGCCGTCCTCGTCGTGGTCGAACGACGCCGCATTGCCGTTGAGGTCGCTGATCCGGCGCAGGAGCCACGGGTCGTCCGGACGCGGCGGGGCCGCGAAGACGAGCCGTCGCCGGCCGGCGGTGGTGACGATCAGGGTCTCGGCCGTCAGCAGCACCCGCATCGCGCCGAGGGTCTCGCGATGGAACCAGAGCTCGCGGTCCCGCTCGAGCGGCCCGTGCCGCGAGGTCTCCTCGCCGGCCTCGAACAGGATGGCCGTGTCCCCTTCGAGCCTGGCCCAGAGCTCGAGGTCGGACGACCACCCCCAGCCCAGCGGCCCGAGCCGGCCCGACGCCGAGGAGTAGCTCCGGAGCAGCGCGAACGGCATCTCGCCGGAGAGGTGGAACTCCCGCGCGCTGAGTGTGACGACCCCCGTCGCGACGTTCACGCACATGGATGCGATTCCCCGGGGCCCGCCGTCACGTGCACGTCGAGCAGGCCCTTCCTCCGCCGCCTCCCCCGCCGCCCATGCCGATCAGGACGGTGAATTCGCCGACGACGATGTTGTTGGGCGGCGGGAGCGGGATCAGCGCTCCGGGCTCCATGACGATGTCGCCCACGCGTGCGGCCGGCTTGCCGCCAATCATGCAGATCCCCGGGGCGCCGTCCGGCACCGGGGTCGTCACGCCCGGCCCGTGCGGCGTGCCCGAGCACGCCGGCGGGGGCGCATTGGGGATCGGGCAGGTGTGCTGATCGCCGATCCTCCAGGCCGGCTTGCCGCCGATCAACACCGTGGGGCAGGGGGCGCCGAGCAGCGGGGAGCCGTGCTGCGTCGTGTCTCCCAGCCTGGCCGCTGGCTTTCCCATGACGTTCCTCTCCAACCGGCGCTCGGCCGGCCTTCAGTCCCCTGTCGTCTCCACCACCCCGATCAGGCGGAACATGCCGCCGCGTGCCAGGCCCGGGGCGTCCCTCGGGTCGACGAGTTGAACCCGGTCGGTCCCGGAGAAGCGGTAGGCCCGGCCCGTCGCCGGCCCCGCGACCACGACCGGCGGCCCCCCCTCATAGCGAATCCTCGCCTGTTGGCTCCGGGTGATCGCCCTCGTCGCGACCTGGCCGCAGCATTTCATCGGGCTTCTCCTCACGCCACTCGAAGGGCGGCTTGAGCCACTCGTCGATCAACGCCACCACGCCCGCCAGTGCCAGCCAGGCCACCAGGACCTCGGGGACGCTCGCCCCCACGAAGAACGCGAAGGGGAGGGAGGTCCACAGGCCGACGCACTTCACGCACTCGAGCAGCCCCCGCCCCGGCCCCCGATCCAGCCGCCGCCGCAGGCGATCCAGGACGCCCGCCGGCCCGGACTCTCGCACCGCCAGGAACGCCAGCCGCCACGACGCGAGGCCCGCCAGGACGAAGCGGAAGGCCGGATGGTACGGATCGGGGGGCTCCATCGGTCAGTTGATCTTCACCAGCGAGCCCTTGATCGTGTTGATGCCGGAGGCCTCCGCGTTGACCATGGCCCCCTTCACGAGGTTCTTGGCGGAGGCGTCCGACGTGATGTTCGGCGCCTTCTCCTCGATCTTGGTCGAGCCCTCGATCGTGATGCTCGTGCCCTTGATCTCGATCGTGCCCCCGCTCTTGAGCGTGATGCTCGCCGAGCCGGTCTTGAGGATGATCTCGTCCCCGGCCTCGACGGTCAGCTTGTTCTTGACGTTGAGGTTGTCGTCCTTGCCGACCGAGGTGTCGCGCTTCCCGCCGATCGTGTACGAGCCGTCGCTGCCCACGGTGACGGTCTGCGTCTTCCCCACCGTCTGCGTGTGCTTGCCGCCGAACGACTCCGTCTGGCCACCCCCGACGGTGACGGCCTGTGCCGCCCCCACCGTGATCGTCTGCGCCGCCCCCACCGTCACGGCGCGGAGGCCGCCCACGGTGATCTCCTGCGCCGCGCCCACGTTGATGGACTCGTTCACCCCGACCATCCTCGTGCGGGTCAGGGTCACGGTGATCGACTCGTTCGAGCCGACGGTCTCGGTCCGATTCGCGCCGATGGCGATCGTCTCGTTGGCGCCCACCTTCTCGACGCGGTTGACGCCGATGGTGATCGTCTCGTTGTTGTCCACGGTCTCGGTGCGGTCGTGCTTGACGTGGGTCGTCTCGTCGTGGTCGATCGTCTTGGAGCGATCGTGGCCGACGGTGTGCGACTCGTCATTCTCGACGGAGATCGACTGGTCCTTCTCGGCGTGGATGGAGAGCAGCTCGGAGCCCTTCTTGTCCTCCAGGCGGATCTCGTTGAAGTTGGCGCCGGAGCCCCCCTTGGAGCTCCGCGACTTGATGCCGCTCTGCGTCATGTTGGCCGGCAGGGCGTAGGGGGGCATCTGGTCGGCGTTGTAGACGCTGCCGACGATGATCGGCCGGTCCGGATCCCCCTCCTCGAAGGCGACGACGACCTCCTGGCCGACCCGGGGGATGTGAACCATGCCCCACTGCTTGCCGGCCCAGGGCGTCGCCACGCGGATCCAGCACGAGCTGTCGGCGTCGCGCTTGCCGTGGCGGTCCCAGGGGAACTGGACCTTCACCCGGCCGTACTTGTCGGTGAAGATCTCGTCCCCGGCGTTCCCCACCACCACGGCCGTCTGCGTCCCCTCGACCGTGGGCCTCGGCGTCGTCCGCTCCGGGCGGAAGGGGAGGGCGGCCGGGATGCACTGGAAGGAGTTCTCGTAGGACGGCGGCGCGTCGCTCGCGGAGACGTACGCGTCCCCCATCGACGCGGCGTGGGAGACGCCCGTGATCACGTACGCGCCATCCCCGTTGAAGTGGCGCGTGAGCGAGAACTTGTAGCCGGCGATGAGCTGCGGGCAGGTGCTCTTCCCGCGGATCAGCAGCGCCCGGGCCGCCTCCTGCTGCATGCGGATGCCCGCCGTGCGGCCGTTGTCCTCGAAGATGTTCTGGACGTCGCCGGCGCGGTCGCCGCCGCCGGGCGAGATGCCGTCGAACCGCTGGGCGTAGGCGCCGGGGTAGTCGTACAGCTCCAGCGGATCGTTCGCGGGGAGCTTGAGCTTGTGGGCCACCCGCCCTGCCTGCACGGAGTCGACCGTGGACTTGACGGCCTCCAGGTTCTGCCCGGGCAGCTCGAAGCAATGGTCCCAGAGAGTGACTTTTGCGGAACGCAGCTCCTGGGTCTTCTCCCAGGAGAAGATGCGATCCTCCTCGCGCAGGCCGCCCCGCACCTCCTCGAAGATGAGGGCCGGGTCGCCGGGGACGTCGTCGTGGCTCTGGGGGGTGTCGCCGACGACCATCTTGTGGCCGCCCGGCTCGTGCTGGAAGAAGTAGTAGATGCCTTCCTCCTCCATCAGCCGGCTCGCGAACGCGAAGTCGCTCTCGCGGTACTGGACGCAGTAGTCCCTCGCCTTGTACGTCCCCTGGAGCTGGTACGCCGCGTCCAGGCCGGTCAGCACCTGCTTGAGGATCTCCGGCACCGTCATCTGCTGGAAGATGCGGCTCTGAGTCCGTCGCGTCAGCAGCCAGGCCCTGGGGACGAGCTCCGCGTAGTAGCAGGTGAGGAATCCCGGCCCGAGCCCCGAAGGCACGCGACGACCCTGGCTGAATCGGCTCAAGATGCCGTTGATGTATCGCTCATCCCCATCCGCCGTCAGGAAGGAGACGGTGGCCGACTGGCCGAGGACCTTCTCGAAGGGAATTTCCGTCTCCGACTCGGCCAGGAGCTCCAACCGGAACGAGAACAGCCCGGATAGAGATTCCGTACCCGAGACGGCCTGCAAGAGCAGCACGTCCGGGCCGAGGGGGGTCGTCACGGCGATCGGGCGCTTGACCTGGGTATACACGGGCATCGTCGTCGTCCCCCGATCCGGTAGATCCGAACCTGCCCGTCTTTCCCGAAGCGATTCGCGGGAATCCAATCGGAGCACATTCTTTCATAAAGCTGGCGCCGATTCAACGCAGGCAGCCAGCGGCCCCGCCCGCGTCTTCGCCGCAGTCAGGCCATGGGGCTATCGCCATGCGACCCGCTAGCGGTCAAGGATTCGATCGCTCGCCGAGCCCGACGAATTCCGAGAGGAATGATCATGATACGGGCCTGCATGGCGAAACGGGACGCATCCGGTCATCACCGCTTCCACTCTCTGCGACCAGCCGTCCATCGTGGGCCATGATTGCTTGGTGTTTGCCGGTGACGGGATGCCACGCGTGTTGATCGGATGGGCCGTCCGTCCCCGGGTGACCGCGACGGATGGGCGCCACCCGCGATGACCGCCCGATCCAGTCGCGAGATGGCCCCCGCCAGGATGGCACTCCCGGGGCCGCCGCGAGTCCGGCCCGAAGCGACATCATCAATTCGCCATTCCAGCATGTCATCCTTTGACGAGCGGCGTTGCGTGTTGAGGTTTGGCGACGCGGCGTTGATTTCCGAGAAGTAGAGACTGGTCCCCTTGATGCCGGGGGTTTCGCGGCCTAGGTTTACTTAGGTTGCACAGTCGCGACACCATCTCACACCGACGGACGCACCCGAGTCTGCTGCCTTCGTCGCAGCGATCGGGAACATCTCGGTGCCAGTTGATTCGAGACACTCCGACGATGGAGTGCGTGGCCCCCGTCTCTGTGCCAGATCTGGCGTGGCCGCGTTCGGCGGACTGATGTTCGGCCGTGCCGGCTCGGACGGATCGAAATCCGTCCATTTATACCCTGAGCGAGACGCACCGGGAGTTTGACCCTTATGATCGCGAGAGGCAGTTCGGGAGTGTCCCAGAGGACCATGGCGGCGACATTCGCCCTGGGATGCATCGTGGCCGCCGCGACGCGAGCCGAGGCCGGGCTCGTCGTCTCCGTGGAGGCACCCGGCGTGATGAGCTCGAAGGTTTCGGGGATCACAACGGAAACCTTCGATGGCCTCCCCCCGGGGATTGCTTCGAGCCTCGACACCGCCGTGGGCACCCTCGCGTCGAGGGGCCGGTTCGCCATCTTGAATGCCGACTCCTACGGGGGCGCCGACGCGGGCGGCGAGTACATCAGCCTCGGTGCGCAGAGCGGGTCGCCGGCCCCCATGACGCTCACCTTCGCCTCGCCGCAGGCCTACTTCGGCATGTGGTGGTCGGCGGCCGACGCCTACAACGAAATCACGTTCTATTCGGGGCAACAGGCGCTGGGTAGCTTCAACTCGCCCTTCGTCCTGGACGCCCTCAACGCGCTGCCGGACGGCAGGAAGTACTACGGCAATCCGAACGGCTGGGGCGATGCCTCGGAGCCCTTCGCCTACCTGAACTTCTTCGGCACCGGCGGCACCACGATCACCTCGGTCGTCTTCGCCAATTCCGGGACGACGGCGACCGGATTCGAGTCGGACAACTGGAGCATCGCGTCCGTCGCCCCGTCGACGATTCGGGGCACGATCATCGCAGGCGCCATCGTCCCGGAGCCGTCCTCATTGGTCCTCGCGGGAGTCGCCTGCGCGGCCGGCGGGCTCGCCGCCGTGCGGTGGAGGTCTCGTCGGACTCGTTGACGGAAGCACCGCGGGGGCTTGGCGTGGAAGGCCCCATTGATCCTCCAGGTGCCCCCGACCCGGCCAGCCTGCCTGGCGGTCCCCGACTCAAGACCCGTCCGTCGGTCGCGCGAAGCGTCGCCGCAACCGGCGATCCGGCCCCGACGTTTCGAGGGCCGATTGGCCGGGGCGGTCGCAGCTCGCGGCGGACCACGGCGCTTCGCCAGGCGTGCTCGATCGATCCCGATCCTCGGGCGGGTTTCGTGGTGCCGGAAGACCCACCGAATCGCGCCCCTCAGATTGTCCAATCGGGGATGTAGACCCGGCGCATCCCCTCGTTCTCCTTCATCAGGTCGGTGAAGGTCGTCTGGTCCACGACGTCGGAGATGGATTGTCGGACTCGGCCCCAGAAGCCGAAGAAGGGGCACTGTCCGGGGTATTCGCACTCCTTGGGGCGGGAGACGCTGACGCAGTCCACCGGAGCGATCGGGCCGTCGATGAATCGGATGACTTCGCCGATCTTGAGGCGGTCGGCCGGCTTGGCCAGGAAGTAGCCACCCTCCACACCGCGACGGCTATTCACGTAGCCGCCCCCTTTCAACTGGCTGAGGATGGCCTCCAGGAACTTGATCGGGATGTGTTGCCGCTCGGCGATCTCGCTCGCCTTCAACGGCGTGGAATCCGCGTGCTCCGCCAGCGCGTACAGCGCCCGGAGGGCGTAATAACACTTTGCGGAGACGGTCATTGTGCGACTCTTGCGGTGGGAAGGGGACCTACGCCGCCAGGACCGGATGGAGCACGCCGGGGAATCTCGCCACGGCCCGAACGCTCGCGGCCGTCCTGGTCATTCTTGATCGATTTTACGGTCTTTCAAGATGCGACGCCATCCTCCCGGACGTAGGCCTTTCGCGCGGCGACGATTGGATGCGATAACATCGGCCCCGGGGGCTCGTGATTCAGGCACCTGGGCTTTTCCTGCACGGCCCGCTTGATCCTCCCGGCGTTCAGGCTGGAGAGTCCCACCCAGAGCATCGACGCACCCAGAGTCCAGGAGATCATGCCGAGCAGTTGCCCCGTGCTCCCTTTCGCCGAGTCCACGAAGAAGACGCAGAACCAAAGCCCGGCCGGCATCTGGAGCGCGAAGAGAGGGAAGCTCGCCTCGGAGGCCCGGGCAAACAAATGGTTTGACAGACCCCACGCCAGCAACCCCCGGCCCCTCGCCAGGTCCACAATGACCACGAGCAAGGCCGGGGCCAGCAGCCCGTGACGTAACGGGACATAGGGAATGCCCGGCACGAGCGCCAGGCCAGCGAACATCCCCAGCATCACCAGGTCGCCGGCGGAAGTCCGCGGGGCGGCCGCGGAAGTCCGGACCTCGATCTCCTCCCGGTCGATCCCCAGGCCGAACCACCGACCGAGCAGCACTCCCGCGAGGAATTGAGGCAGCCAGCTTAGCGGATGAAATCGCAGCACGGTCAGCCACGTCCCGCCGAGGTCGATGGATCGAACCGTCCAGGCGTCGCCATAAGGATCGACCGTCAGGTAGAGAGCGGGAGGGAGCCACGCGAGGAACGCCATAAGGCCCGCCAGTCGGAGAAGCCTGCTCCGATCCATCCCCAGGGTCAATCGGCCTGCCAGCGGAAACGCGGCGTAGAACGCCGCGAACGCCGAGAGCGCCCACGCCGGCGCATTCCACCAAAGCGCGAAGGGCGGGAACCAGGCCTGCACCATGGTCAAGCTGGTGGCGACACCCCCAGCAATCTCCAGGGGCGTCGCATGCCTGGCCGTGAACGGCAGGAGCGCGGGTGCTGGAATCAGCAGGACGAGCGAGAGGAGGTAAAGCGGGTAGAGCCTGAAGAGCCGCCCTCTCCAGAATCGCCCCGCGGACATCTTCAAGCGACCCCTCCCGTCGAGGTAGGCGTATGCCAGGAGGAACCCCGACAACTCGAAGAAGAAGCCCGTCGACACGTATCCCCGGCTCATCAGGCGCGTGAGGCACGCCGGAAGCCGTTCAATGATCCCGAACGTCAGCAGCCCTGCGTCATGAGCCTGCTTGACGTGGAAAAGATAAATGTGAACCGCCGCGAAGATGCGCACACCTGAAAGGGCCGGCAGTTTCGGACGCGTGCTTCCCCCGGGTTCTGTCCACATGGCAACTTTCTCCACCACGGAAAGTAAGTCAGCCAGCGGAACTCGCTCCCCCACCGTTATTCCTATCGGTTCAGGAGACATTGGGGGTCAGGCAGCTCCATCCCTTGCAAATTTTGCTGGCAAGGGTGGAGACTCTATTGACAAATCTATATTCAGTCGATAGGAATAATATACAAGCCGGGCCGAGCCCGTCATTCGGGATGTTAGCCGCGAAAACCGCGGGCCGGCGGCGAGTTGGGAAGAGACCCATGGTGCCCAAGCGATCCTAGAAGGCAGACAGGGCAGGAATTCCATGAACGGCGAACCGGACACTTCGACGAGCGGGCCCGCGCGTCTCATCACGCGTGAGGACGACTTTCACGAAGCGAGGCTGTGGAGCCGGGCCAGGCGAAACCTGACGCTCCTCTACTCGGGCCGTCCGGGATGCTGTGCGACCTCTCACGCTCGCGGAGCGGTCGATGGGGAACGAGGGGGGCCGGAGGTTGTCGAGCGGCCGGCGCCGTGGTCGCCCGCGGCGACGTGTACGGCCGGTTGAGCCCGGTTCTTCATCCCCTCGCATTCACGACCCCTCCCCGCGGAGCTTATCGAAGACATGATCACGATCACGGTGCCCACGGGCCATGTCGGCCGTCATCTCGTCGAGTGGCTCGCGTCCTCGGGTCGCGCCTTGACGGTCATCGCGAGGCGGCCGGACCGGCTGCCTCGGTACCTGCACGAGAGAGAGATCGTCCGCCGGGCCTGCTCCGAGGACGCTGCGGCGGTGGCGAGGGCGACGGAGGGCACGGACGTGCTTTTCTGGGTGTCGCCCTCCAATCCGACCGCCCCGGACGTCCGCGGCTGGTATCGCCGGCTCGCCGAGGTGGTCGGCAAGGCGGTGCGCGTCAATCGCATCCCTCGGGTCGTCAACCTCTCGAGCGTCGGCGCGGGCTGGGCGGACGGCCTGGGGCCGATCTCCGGGCTCAACGAGGTCGAGCGGGCGATCAACGACGCGGCAAAGGATGTCACCCACATCCGAGCCGGGTTCTTCATGGAGAACTTCCTCGGCCAGCTGGCCTCACTTCGGGGCGAGGGCGAGATCCCTTGGCTTTACCCGGGGAGCATGACCTTCCCGATGATCGCCGCGCGGGACATCGCCGAGGTGGCCGCCCGCCGCCTCCTCGACGCACGATGGACGGGCCGCTGTGTCCAGGCCCTGCACGGGCCCGCCGACCTGTCCCTGGACGCGGCCGTGAACACGCTCGGTGTGATCCTCGGCCGACGGCTGCGCAACGTCCAGCTCTCCGCCGACGAGTATCGCCGCCGGGCGCTGGAGGCGGGGCTCTCCCAGGACTTCGCGGACAGGTATGTCCAGATGTGCGAGGCCCTTGGCGTCCTCGGATGGTCCCGGCTGGGCGAGCCTCGGACACCGGATACGACAACGAGCACGACCCTCGGTGCGTGGGCGAGTGAGGTCCTGATACCGCTTGTCAGGGCCGCCTGACCCGATGGCTCCGCCCCACGTCTCCGCGCCGAGATGCCGCGGCGTGCGACACTCGCACCACCCATCTCCCGCACGCCGCGGCTGATTTCAAGTCCCGCTCGCCGCCTTCTCGACGCCCGAAAGATACTCCGCGATCGTCTCCGCGGCTTCCTCGCCGGACTTGATGCACTGCGGCACTCCGACGCCGTGATACGCATTGCCGGCCAGCGCGAGGCCGGGGATGGCTCGGATGCGATCCTCGATCGAGCGTACCAGGTCGATGTGGCCGAGCTCGTACTGCGGCATCACGCCCGGCCACCGACGGATCCGAGTCAGGGACGGCTCCCCGCGGATCCCGAGTAATCGACCGAGTTCCGCCGCGGCCGTCGCGATGATCTCCGGGTCGGGCCGGTCCAGGGTCGCCGCCCGGAACGCCCCGCCGAGGAAGGCCCTGAGGAGGACCATGTCGGCCGGGGCTCGCCCCGCGAACTTCACGCTCGAGAACGTCGCGGAGAGCACCTGCAGCTTCTCGACCTCCGGGACGACGAATCCGAATCCGTCGAGTCGATGCTCAATCTGGTCGCGCGAGTAGGCGAGCGAGACGATGGCGCAGGAGGTGGAGCGAATCCGGCCGAGTTCCGCCCCCAGGTCCGGGTCGATCCCCGTCAGCAGTCGGGCCGCGTCGCGGGCCGCCGTGGCCACGACGACGGCGTCGGCCAGGAAGTCTCCCGAGTCGGCGACGCTCACCCGCCAGCCGCCACCCGGCAGCCGTGCCAGGCCCCGGACGGCGGCACCGCAACGCACGGCGTTCGGCGGCAGGCTCCGAATGGTCGCTTCCACCAGGCTGCCCATGCCGTCGCGAAGTCCCGCGAACATCCCGTAGCGCGCGCCGCTGCCCGCCGCCTTGCCGGCGGTTCCGTCGGCCGGTCCCGCGCCGGTGGTATCCCGCTCCCGCCTCGCACGCTCCGCACGCTCGCGGAGCGAGGCGCGGATCAGGCTGCCATGATTGCGCTCCATCTCGCGGAATCGCGGCATGGTCGCCTCGGCGCTCAGGCGCTCCGGGTCCCCCGTGTACATCCCGCCGACCAGGGGCTGGATCAGGCGTTCGTAGGCCCCCTTCCCGAAGCGGCGGCGGGCGAAGCCGGCGAGGCTCTCGTCCGCCAGGTCCGACCGGCCGACGAGCAGCTCCATCCCCATCCGGAGCTTGCTGAAAGGGCCCAGGATCGGGGTCGTCACCATCGGCCACAGCCGCGTCGGCGCCATCACCATCAGGCCGTCCGGGAGCGGCACCAGCCGTCCCTCGGAGACCACGAACGCCCGCCGATGCGACGGGTCGGTCGGGATGACCTCGCCCTCGAGGCCCACCCGACGACACAGGTCCACCGCATGCGGAGTCGCCGTCAGGAAGCTGTCCGCGCTCTCCTCGATCAGGAAGCCGCGATCGCGGACCGTCCCGAGCACGCCGCCCGCCCGCTCTCCCGCTTCAAGGACGTGCACATCGACGCGAGGGACCGTGTCAACGAGCCGACGGGCCGCGGCGAGCCCCGAGATGCCCCCGCCTATGACCGCCACCACGCCCGCCCTGGGCTCGGGTGTCCACGACGAAAAGTCTCCGCTCGACATCGTTTGCATGTGCTTTACCGGGCCAGATTGGGCCCGCCGTATGGCCTGGGCCGTTGACAGGGCGGGGCGGCGTCTCTATTCTGGACGTTTATGTCCATTGCTGTCAAGGACGGCGGTGGGCACCACACGATGGGGTGGCGACGATGGACGTCCCGAATGCGGCGGTGTTGCACGGGCGCGGCATGGGCAGATTCGCGGAGCGGGACTTCGCGAAGAGCCCGTTGATCGTATTCTACGAGGTGACGAAGGCGTGCGACCTCGTCTGCCGGCACTGTCGGGCCAGCGCACAGCCCCAGTCTGACCCGAACGAGTTGAGCACCGAGCTGGCGAAGCGCCTGATCGATCAGCTCGCGAGCTTCTCCGTCCAGCCGATGCTGGTCCTCAGCGGCGGGGATCCGCTCAAGCGGCCGGACATCTACGAGCTGGTCCGGCACTCGGCGGAAAGCGGCTTGGAGACGGCGATCACCCCCTCGCCCACGCCGCTGGTGACGACCGGGGCGATAGCCCGCCTCAAGGAGGCGGGCGTCCACCGGATGGCCGTGAGCATCGACGGCGCCGATGCCGCGACCCACGACGGCCTGCGCGGGGTGGCCGGGAGCTTCGACCAGACGCAGCGGATCATGCGGGACGCCCGAGCCCTGAACATCCCGGTCCAGGTGAACACGACCCTGAACCCGGCGAATTACGGCCAGATCGAGGCCATGGCGGACATGCTCGCCGGCCACGGCATCGTCCTCTGGTCGCTATTCCTCATCGTACCGGTCGGTCGGGCCACGGCCGACCTGCGGATGACCGGCGAGCAGTACGAGCGGGCGTTCGCCCGGATCTACGCCCAGTCCCTGAAGCAGCCGTACGGCATCAAGACGACGGAAGGGATGCACTACCGGCGGTACGTCGCGCAGCGGCGCGTGAGGGCGAAGCAGGAGGCGGCGAGGGCGGGGGCCCCGTCGCCGGCAGGCGGGATGCCCGCCGGCCCGCCTCGCGGCCGTGACGGTCGACCGGGCCATCCGCAGTTCCTGACCACCGGCGTGAACGACGGCAAGGGCGTGATGTTCATCAGCCACGCCGGCCTGATACACCCCAGCGGCTTCATGCCGCTCGTCTGCGGCATGTTCCCATTCAACAGCGTCGTGGACGTCTACCAGAACGCCCCCATCTTTCGGCGGCTCCGCGAGCCGGACACGTTCGAGGGCAAGTGCGGCTACTGCGAGTTCCGCAACCTCTGCGGCGGCAGTCGCGCCCGGGCCTTCAACGTCGCGGGCAGCCCCTACGCCGCCGAGCCCGACTGCGTCTACCAGCCAGCCGGCGTGCCGGCGGCGGTCTGACCCCGCAGCTCACGATCCGCGAATTGGGGCCCGGCCGGTCGCGTTGCCCGGGCGGGCAAGGTTGATTCTTGCATAGCCGATCGTGTCCGGTGCCCCGGGGCGAGTGCCGAGCATATCCAGCGTCCACGACGCCGGC from Aquisphaera giovannonii includes these protein-coding regions:
- a CDS encoding TIGR04053 family radical SAM/SPASM domain-containing protein, whose amino-acid sequence is MDVPNAAVLHGRGMGRFAERDFAKSPLIVFYEVTKACDLVCRHCRASAQPQSDPNELSTELAKRLIDQLASFSVQPMLVLSGGDPLKRPDIYELVRHSAESGLETAITPSPTPLVTTGAIARLKEAGVHRMAVSIDGADAATHDGLRGVAGSFDQTQRIMRDARALNIPVQVNTTLNPANYGQIEAMADMLAGHGIVLWSLFLIVPVGRATADLRMTGEQYERAFARIYAQSLKQPYGIKTTEGMHYRRYVAQRRVRAKQEAARAGAPSPAGGMPAGPPRGRDGRPGHPQFLTTGVNDGKGVMFISHAGLIHPSGFMPLVCGMFPFNSVVDVYQNAPIFRRLREPDTFEGKCGYCEFRNLCGGSRARAFNVAGSPYAAEPDCVYQPAGVPAAV